A genomic window from Motacilla alba alba isolate MOTALB_02 chromosome 2, Motacilla_alba_V1.0_pri, whole genome shotgun sequence includes:
- the LOC119697494 gene encoding erythroblast NAD(P)(+)--arginine ADP-ribosyltransferase-like — MAPLAQTLALLAMAMATTAEDVVTLDMAPDSFDDQYRDCGPAMTAALPSLNHSEFQQNKKFAEVWVKAVAKWQRRGPPDSPLSPDQATAIMAFSMDGLHSRFNDAMRAAGRSRQEYRDNFHFKTLHFLLTDALATLRDTQKGQCLDVFQRVCRIQFNTQQGDTVRLGEFVPAFLSKPTGECSNDTVVKLRTCHGVEIQFFIEYLEEKVVLIPPFETFRVTEVTREGDKTQIKLQSTGTFSKYNCEWLRGGSAPRATFHFGGLLLATTALAVATGIL; from the exons ATGGCCCCCCTGGCTCagaccctggcactgctggcaatGGCCATGGCCACCACGGCCGAGGATGTGGTGACCCTGGACATGGCCCCAGACTCCTTTGATGACCAGTACCGGGACTGCGGCCCTGCCATGACTGCAGCTTTGCCATCCCTCAACCACTCCGAGTTCCAGCAGAACAAGAAGTTTGCCGAGGTTTGGGTAAAGGCTGTGGCCAAGTGGCAGAGGCGGGGGCCCCCTGactcccctctgtccccagacCAGGCCACCGCCATCATGGCCTTCTCAATGGATGGCCTCCACAGCAGGTTCAATGATGCCATGCGTGCGGCTGGGCGCTCCCGCCAGGAATACCGGGACAACTTCCACttcaaaacactgcatttcctGCTGACTGATGCCCTTGCCACGCTGAGGGACACGCAGAAAGGGCAGTGTCTCGACGTGTTCCAGAGGGTGTGTAGGATCCAGTTCAACACACAGCAGGGTGACACCGTCCGGCTCGGTGAATTCGTGCCAGCGTTCCTGAGCAAACCCACTGGCGAGTGTTCCAATGACACGGTGGTCAAGCTGCGTACGTGCCATGGTGTGGAAATCCAGTTTTTCATTGAATATCTGGAAGAGAAGGTGGTGCTGATCCCACCCTTTGAGACCTTCAGGGTCACTGAAGTCACCCGGGAAGGGGACAAGACACAGATCAAGCTCCAGTCCACTGGGACCTTCAGCAAATACAACTGCGAGTGGCTGCGAG GTGGGAGTGCCCccagggccaccttccactTTGGAGGACTCCTCCTGgccaccacagccctggcagtggcCACCGGGATCCTCTGA